From Nitratidesulfovibrio vulgaris str. Hildenborough, a single genomic window includes:
- the ftsH gene encoding ATP-dependent zinc metalloprotease FtsH, which translates to MNQFSRNLVLWATISLLMVVLFNLFNQPQGTQQRVTYSEFLQRVEKGEVVEVTIQGQKLSGKTTEGKPFQTFAPEDPSLVSRLLDKKIEVKAEPQEEAAWYMTLLVSWFPMLLLIGVWIFFMRQMQGGGGKAMSFGRSRARMITQESARVTFEDVAGVDEAKEELSEVVEFLSNPRKFTRLGGRIPKGVLLVGPPGTGKTLLARAVAGEAGVPFFSISGSDFVEMFVGVGASRVRDLFMQGKKNAPCLIFIDEIDAVGRQRGAGLGGGHDEREQTLNQLLVEMDGFESNEGVILIAATNRPDVLDPALLRPGRFDRQVVVPTPDVRGRKRILEVHGRRTPLSSGVNLEIIAKGTPGFSGADLENLVNEAALQAAKLNKDVVDMGDFEYAKDKVLMGKERRSLILSDEEKRITAYHEAGHALAAKLIPGSDPIHKVTIIPRGRALGVTMQLPEGDRHGYSRNYLLGNLVVLLGGRVAEEIIFSDVTTGAGNDIDRATKMARKMVCEWGMSEAIGPLAIGEQGEEVFIGREWAHSRNFSEETARLVDAEVKRIIEEARQRCHTLLEENLTALHDIANALLERETISGDDIDILMRGEKLPPERGNGGAPANSGTTPPAGNATDGAKAAQSPQASEDAATPAEEFTLEAEEPEKRDDRA; encoded by the coding sequence GGCACGCAGCAGAGGGTCACCTATAGCGAGTTCCTGCAAAGGGTCGAGAAGGGCGAGGTCGTCGAGGTCACCATCCAGGGGCAGAAGCTCTCTGGCAAGACCACCGAAGGCAAACCCTTCCAGACATTTGCGCCCGAAGATCCCTCGCTGGTAAGCCGCCTCCTCGACAAGAAGATCGAAGTCAAGGCAGAACCGCAGGAAGAGGCCGCGTGGTACATGACGCTGCTCGTTTCGTGGTTCCCCATGCTTCTTCTTATTGGTGTGTGGATTTTCTTCATGCGTCAGATGCAGGGCGGCGGTGGCAAGGCCATGTCGTTCGGGCGTTCTCGTGCGCGCATGATCACGCAGGAGTCGGCACGCGTCACTTTCGAGGACGTTGCCGGTGTCGATGAGGCAAAAGAGGAACTCAGCGAGGTCGTCGAGTTCCTGTCCAACCCACGCAAGTTCACCCGCCTCGGCGGGCGCATCCCCAAGGGTGTGCTGCTTGTCGGTCCTCCCGGTACGGGCAAGACGCTGCTGGCGCGGGCTGTTGCCGGTGAGGCAGGGGTGCCCTTCTTCTCCATCTCCGGTTCGGACTTCGTGGAGATGTTCGTGGGCGTGGGCGCCTCGCGCGTGCGCGACCTGTTCATGCAGGGCAAGAAGAACGCGCCGTGCCTCATCTTCATCGATGAAATCGACGCAGTCGGTCGTCAGCGTGGTGCTGGCCTTGGCGGCGGCCATGACGAACGTGAGCAGACTCTCAACCAGCTGCTGGTGGAGATGGACGGCTTCGAATCCAACGAGGGCGTCATACTCATCGCAGCCACCAACCGCCCCGACGTCCTCGACCCGGCGTTGCTGCGCCCCGGTCGTTTCGACAGGCAGGTGGTCGTGCCCACACCGGACGTGCGCGGTCGCAAGCGCATCCTTGAAGTGCACGGCAGGCGCACCCCGCTGTCCAGCGGGGTCAACCTCGAGATCATCGCCAAGGGCACCCCGGGCTTTTCCGGTGCCGACCTTGAGAACCTCGTCAACGAAGCCGCGTTGCAGGCTGCAAAGCTCAACAAGGACGTCGTGGACATGGGGGATTTCGAGTACGCCAAGGACAAGGTCCTGATGGGCAAAGAGCGTCGCAGCCTCATCCTGAGCGATGAAGAGAAGCGCATCACGGCCTACCATGAAGCCGGTCACGCCCTTGCTGCCAAGCTCATTCCCGGTTCAGACCCCATCCACAAGGTCACCATCATCCCCCGCGGCAGGGCTCTTGGCGTTACCATGCAGTTGCCGGAAGGCGACAGGCACGGCTATTCGCGCAACTACCTGCTGGGGAACCTCGTGGTACTGCTTGGCGGACGTGTCGCGGAGGAGATCATCTTCTCAGACGTGACCACAGGTGCAGGCAACGATATCGATCGGGCCACCAAGATGGCTCGCAAGATGGTCTGCGAATGGGGCATGAGCGAGGCCATCGGCCCGCTGGCCATCGGTGAACAGGGTGAAGAGGTGTTCATCGGGCGTGAATGGGCCCACTCGCGCAATTTCAGCGAGGAGACGGCACGTCTGGTCGACGCCGAGGTCAAGCGCATCATCGAAGAGGCTCGCCAGCGTTGCCACACCCTGCTTGAAGAGAACCTGACTGCCCTGCACGACATCGCCAATGCCTTGCTGGAACGCGAGACCATCAGTGGTGATGACATCGACATCCTCATGCGTGGCGAGAAGCTGCCTCCCGAAAGGGGAAACGGCGGGGCCCCGGCAAACTCCGGGACGACACCGCCAGCAGGGAACGCCACGGACGGGGCAAAGGCCGCGCAGTCGCCGCAGGCTTCGGAAGACGCCGCTACCCCGGCCGAGGAGTTCACCCTCGAAGCTGAAGAACCCGAAAAGAGGGACGACCGCGCATGA
- the folP gene encoding dihydropteroate synthase has translation MSADGLWILKGGREFRPAPFCVYGIVNVTPDSFYDGGQHETTEAAVQHGRRLVDDGAHILDIGAESSRPYAAPVSLEEELARVLPVVDGLKGLRDVAGLPVPLSVDTYKAATAVAVLDAGADIINDISACAFDPALRDVVAQYRPGYVLMHSLGKPGTMQDAPTYADVVDDILAFFEREMAALTAAGLPEGHIVLDPGIGFGKTMEHNFDILRHIERFSTLGRPVFMGLSNKSLFGALLGLAPHERGTATQVATALLAGRGVRYHRVHDVVATVHTLRLVAAMGAV, from the coding sequence ATGAGCGCAGACGGACTCTGGATATTGAAGGGGGGCAGGGAGTTTCGCCCTGCCCCTTTTTGCGTTTATGGCATCGTCAACGTCACTCCCGATTCGTTCTACGACGGGGGGCAGCACGAGACGACCGAGGCCGCAGTCCAACATGGTCGAAGACTTGTTGACGATGGGGCGCACATCCTGGACATCGGGGCCGAGTCGTCTCGACCCTACGCCGCCCCGGTCTCACTTGAGGAAGAACTCGCGCGTGTCCTGCCCGTTGTCGACGGTCTGAAAGGTCTGCGTGACGTTGCGGGCCTGCCCGTACCCCTTTCGGTAGACACGTACAAGGCGGCAACCGCCGTGGCAGTCCTCGACGCGGGGGCGGACATCATCAACGATATTTCCGCCTGTGCCTTCGACCCTGCCCTGCGTGACGTGGTGGCACAGTACCGCCCCGGCTACGTCCTGATGCACAGTCTGGGCAAGCCCGGCACGATGCAGGATGCCCCCACGTATGCCGATGTCGTTGATGACATCCTCGCCTTCTTCGAACGGGAGATGGCAGCCCTCACCGCTGCTGGCTTGCCGGAGGGGCATATTGTGCTCGACCCCGGTATCGGCTTCGGCAAGACGATGGAGCATAATTTCGACATCCTGCGTCACATCGAGCGCTTTTCGACCCTGGGGCGGCCCGTATTCATGGGACTTTCGAACAAGTCGCTCTTCGGTGCGCTGCTTGGTCTGGCCCCGCATGAGCGAGGCACTGCGACGCAGGTGGCCACAGCCCTTCTCGCCGGGCGCGGAGTGCGGTATCACCGCGTTCATGACGTTGTCGCCACGGTGCACACCTTGCGCCTTGTGGCTGCCATGGGCGCCGTCTAG